A stretch of Cylindrospermopsis curvispora GIHE-G1 DNA encodes these proteins:
- a CDS encoding COP23 domain-containing protein — MMQVSLKSSILGLSMVGAAVLVSGEPGVAGENKFFCTREGGVPVTKVRTARGNETFIIWERDFHKYPATKRCGIISNKLQRFYENGEVHFKTGIVNQYPVVCISNRQNTRCSGDNLLVTLPQGEDSVSVLEGILAWRRGTSSEPIRLSQGCFVSQDAEGNTSWNVKNLVDGLCDNTAASEPPVKPVQTPTPRF, encoded by the coding sequence ATGATGCAGGTGAGTTTAAAGAGTAGTATTTTGGGTTTGAGTATGGTGGGTGCTGCGGTTCTTGTTTCTGGTGAACCTGGTGTCGCAGGGGAAAATAAGTTTTTCTGTACTAGGGAGGGGGGTGTGCCAGTTACTAAGGTGCGCACTGCTCGAGGTAATGAAACATTTATTATTTGGGAACGGGATTTTCACAAATATCCTGCAACTAAACGGTGTGGAATTATATCTAACAAGTTACAACGTTTCTATGAAAATGGAGAAGTACATTTTAAAACAGGTATTGTGAATCAATACCCAGTTGTATGTATTAGCAACAGACAGAATACACGTTGTTCTGGTGATAACTTGTTGGTAACTCTCCCTCAAGGTGAAGATAGTGTATCCGTGCTAGAGGGGATTTTAGCCTGGCGGCGGGGTACAAGTAGTGAACCAATACGTTTAAGTCAAGGTTGTTTCGTGAGTCAAGATGCGGAAGGAAATACTTCTTGGAATGTGAAAAATTTGGTGGATGGACTTTGTGACAACACTGCTGCTTCTGAACCTCCAGTAAAACCTGTGCAAACTCCTACTCCACGTTTTTAA